A window of Schistocerca cancellata isolate TAMUIC-IGC-003103 chromosome 1, iqSchCanc2.1, whole genome shotgun sequence genomic DNA:
ACGAACGTTTATTTATAGATATTTAAACAGCTGTAGGGGATGTCAGCAGACCGCAAAATCCATCAATGTCCAGACGCTAGACCACCGCAACCGTCTGCCGAATGCTTTCACTTGCAGTGACGGGCTACGATCCCTCAGCTGGTGCACGAGAGACATGCAAACGTCAGATACATCTCTTCCATCCAGCGAACGAAATGCGCTCCATAATTACAATCCAGTGCCGTGACTGACATTTCGCGAAACCTGTCGGCGAACTCCAACACAGAAATAATTGTGTGCAGGACAGCAGTGTTTGACATTCGATGTTGAAACAATATGCTACAATAACGTCTAGGACAATAACAGAACTCTAGGTCACCACAATATCTTTCTAACACACAATACCTGTCATGCAAATGGCTCGAGAAACATATGCACAGAGCTGTCAGAACCTCTCCAAAACTATTTTACTTTGTACATAGACAGCAGATTTCTTGTGGTACTTTCACTTGAGTGTAAACGTTGAACCAATTTTGATGGAAGTGGAGGACTTGGTATTAACTGCCGAGGCTGAATTGAATGAAATTCTTTACTTCTTTAAACAGTTCCAAATAATAAAGAGATCACGTTCTCCAGGATGACCGGCGACCGACACCCGCTGGATTAGGGGAAGATGGAAGGCGCCCTTTAGATCCTGCTGACGGAATTCTGAACCTCGGACGAACCTTAGGAGGCATCCCGCAGGACCGGCCGAAACTCTACTACGCTGCAGCAAGACCCCTGAAACTACCCCCTCAATTGCTACTTTTGTCCTGCAAGTGATTTAGCACAGAAAAAATATCTGGTGCCAACAGCAACGACGACAATAATAACAAAACTTAAAATTCCTTTAACATAAAGATAAGGTCTTAAAGTTTAGTAAACAGATAAACATTATTCGACCTGCCCTTCTTTAAATAGTACGAGTATGCCCCTCAAGGCTTCTGCTGTGCGATGCCAAGGCCAGGAACCCAACAACTTAACActactatgtgtttatgtaccgcAGACCCCAAGGGCAGCAGGCATCTAAAACACCAGGGCTTCATTTTATCAATGTAAATGGTAGGAGAAGCAGAAGTAGAGTTTTAGCAACAAGACTTTGATAACTAACTACACTTCAGAAAAGGCTTAAGGCTGGCCAAGCTCATAACCACTCTGCTCAAATACGAATAAGTTACAACCACACACAGGCTCCCCAATACGCCTTCAGAATGACAAAGTCAGCTACAGATGCCGATAAACTTAACAATAACTGGCCGTGGCCACACATGCAAGGCAAACACCGGACAGGCTTTAGCACAACTGACCCTAGGGCGCTATGAAGACCAAGTCGAGTAAGGTAGCGCGACCGTACCCAGCTCAGTACTTAAGATCAAGCACCCTTAAATAAAATAACTAACTACTGTGGTGCGCCACTTCACTGTTCCACATAAGCGAAGTGCCCTACCAATTGAAgataaagtctgtaaatgagtccgcgAACAATCATGTTTATGACCTTTATTTGTAAAGATCCATCTTGATCACACATTTAAAAATGAAGCGCCCAACTTCACACCATCGTGCTCTGCAATAATGACTGCTACAAAAGGCGAAACAACAACACTATAAAAACTTTTAAAATCAAATCAACGAAACCAACACAAGTTGTAAACATGACAACTTACCTCAATACACGCTGCACTATCAGGATCAGTCTGACCATGGCAACTCTCTCCAGGGACAAGTCAATATTCCACACGCCAAGTTTCAACGTTTTGGAAACCTTACCAAGAGCCGGCagtttcaaagctgggccatcaacaagtgtcagcgtggaaaccattcaacgaaatatcatcgatatgggctttcggagctgaagacccactcgtgtatccttcacGACTGCACGACAAaaccggccggggtagccgagcggttctaggccctacagtctgggcccgcgcgaccgtacggtcgcaggttcgaatcctgcctcgggcatggatgtgtgtgctgtccttaggttagttaggtttaagtagttctaagttctaggggactgatgacctcagaagttaagtcccatagtgctcagattgtATCGAGTAAATGGGCGTCTACGGGAATGGAGActacctcttgaatccatggaccctgcatgtcaacaggggactgtttaagctggtggagaccctgtaatggtgtgagacgtatgcagttggagtgatgtgggacccctgatacgtctagatgggactctgacgggtgacacgcacGTTAGCATTCTGtcagttcacctgcatccattcatgttcaatgagcattccgacagacttggcaattctaacaggacaatgcgacaccccacacgtccagaattgctacagagtgactccaaaaacactcttctgagttaaaacacttccgctgcccaccaaactccccagacatgaacattattgagcatatctgggatgccttgcaacgtgatgttcagaagagatctccactccctcataatcttacgtatttatggacagccctgtagtattcatggtgtcaattccctccagcactacttcggacaatAGTCGAGCCcttgccatgtcatgttgcggcatttcttCAGTCTAGTACACATGTGGTGTGCAGAAAACAGTTTAACTCCTACACACGTCGCATACAATACCCGGACTGTACAGCGTGCGGTGAGAGAAGAAAGAAGCAATACCTGAACGCGGGGCAGACCAGTGTGGCGCGGGGAATCCGCTCGCGTTACCAGGCGCTTCGCGAAACGGGGTGGCACACACGAGTCGAGCAgcctccctcccacacacacatacGTAAATTTTTTGAGCAATCGCAATCCACACACGTTGTGCATGGACAACTATTCGCTTAAACTTTAGCTATAATTGTTCTACGTGGTAGATCTGGGAGTGAAAGACGTATGAAAGTGCCCAACTGCACATTTGCTCATTTCTTCTGTTTGTTTCTGCTTCAATAGTCATACACTCAGTTTTTTGTGTAAATCCACAACCTGCCTTATTACTCTGTGGCATCGATGTATTAGCCTATTATCCAAAATATGTTCACATTTTGGTGCGATTCCCGATATCCTAGTTTTGTATGACCCAACACCAGACGTAGATATAGTTCATGTGAGGTCAACAGTGCGTAGTATCTTAGAGCGGGCACACACGGGAGACTTAACTGCCGCGCAGTCATTTCGTCTTTGTTGCTTTCCTGTTGCTTCGGTTTTTGACAGCTTGCTCACGATGAGCAACTGTTTCCTGACAGCGGAGCCATTTTCAAGGATTTTTGTAGTGCAGTCGACCAGTATACAGAGATGAGATGTTTTGAGACTGCAGTGGTTTGTGCTCTTATCATTCGACGAAGGACAAAACAACGGAAAAGGAAGTACTGGATTCATCCGCTTATGTCTGAAAGACTAAATAAAGGGAAATTCACTTTAATATTTCAAGAGCTAGAATGTTACCCAGAGAAATTCTTCAGCTATTTCCCCTTGAGTGTAACGTCATTTGACGAGTTAGTCACAATTCTGGGACCTGCCGTTACCTACTAAAATACAAATACGCAACTGGCGATTCCAACAGAAGAGAGGCTCGGTGTTATATTAAGGTAAGTTGTATGAAATTACAAATTTTTCATTTAGTTTGATATTATTCATTATTTGAGAAAACCTTAATAACAGTAATCGTTACATTTTGTATAAAACATGTCCAAAGCAACTCAGTGAAACGGCAGTAAATAAGTGCAGGTAAAGGCTTAAACACTGTTGCGTGTAGTGACATCGTACGTAGTTTCTGATCCATCTGACGGCACAGAAAAATTAGTCAGGTATGAGTTTACTCTGTTGCAATCATGAGAAGAAGCTATTTGCAGGGGTAGgttgattatggttcaaatggctctgaggcctatgggacttaacatcggaggtcatcagtcccctaagacttagaactacttaaacctaactaacataaggacatcacacacatccatgcccgaggcaggattcgaacctgcgaccgtagcggtcgcgcggttccagactgaagcgcctagaaccgctaggccactccggccggcaggttgaTTATCAGACATAGATGTTGCAGTAAACACTCACGCAGGGTTGGAGAAGCTAGAATACCGAACGCCACCACTGAAACTATCACGGGTCATTTGGTAGACACGTGTTCTGGAAACGTATTATTACCTGAAGAATCTCAATTTGTGCATCGATAATTCGGTGTGTGGATACTGCTTTCACCATAGGTACAAGAGACAATGCGAAATGTGTTGTAGGGTAATCCATTAATGAAGCAGTTTCTTTCTTCTCTCGAAGTATGTCGAGTAAAGTTTCTTCAtaactcttcttcttcttattatttggATTGGAAGAGGTATGCGGAGAACGAACAATAGGTGGCCTTCGAACGTCCTCTGTTTCCTCAGGTTTCTCATTGCTTACTAGTGGTTCAGCATTTCCACTTGTTTCACATACTTCTACGGTtggtagaagaaataaaagttgaTCGTAAAATTTGTACTTTCGGCGCTTTCCGGCTGGTTGTCCTGACTTGACCGATTTTTGCTCACTTAATTCTCTTGCAAAGCATGTCCTTAGATTTTTCCATCTTCGTTGCACCATCGTTCCTAGGAAACAAAGAAAATCAACTGAAACGTTTGACATTGTtgcagattttaatttattttctagaaATAAACATGAAAACTATTACAATTCAATCACTTTAAAGCATTTATGGAACTTCGTAAATTATTATAGCTTCTTTTCAGGTATCTAGCAACTGGATCAATTTCAACGATCTTTCATACAACTACTTTATTGGTGCTAGCACTATCCGCAAAATAGTGAAAGCAACATGCAATGAAATATGGAATGTTTTGCAACCTATGGTTATGCCACAGAAATTTGTAGAAGAGTGGTTGCACATTGCTGGAATGTTCTATAAAAATACCCATTTCCCCAACATAATAGGTGCTATAGACGGAAAACATATTCGAATAATACAACCTCAAAGTTCTGGCtcagaattttttaattataaaaaattcctTTCTGTGGTGTTGATCGCATTGGTCCACGCAATTCGTCTTTATAGATGTTGGTGCAAATGTAACAGCACGCGATTCTTCAGTTTTTATGAAAATTCGAATACGGGCAAAAAGCTGCAGTGTAACACTCTGAACATACCGAACCAACGAACATTGCCTAACGATCCAGAAGGCAAACCAATGTCTTTTTGTTTGGTTGCTGATGAAGCTTTTGGTTTTTCGCAGCACATTTTGCGCTCATTTGCTAAAAAGAACGATAACCCCATTAAAGAAAATTCTCAACTGTAGGCATACAACTACTTGTCGCATGGTTGAATGCACATTTGGCATATTGGTGAACAAATGGCGTATTTTC
This region includes:
- the LOC126088181 gene encoding uncharacterized protein LOC126088181; translated protein: MVQRRWKNLRTCFARELSEQKSVKSGQPAGKRRKYKFYDQLLFLLPTVEVCETSGNAEPLVSNEKPEETEDVRRPPIVRSPHTSSNPNNKKKKSYEETLLDILREKKETASLMDYPTTHFALSLVPMVKAVSTHRIIDAQIEILQVIIRFQNTCLPNDP